In Hirundo rustica isolate bHirRus1 chromosome 4, bHirRus1.pri.v3, whole genome shotgun sequence, a genomic segment contains:
- the TMEM184B gene encoding transmembrane protein 184B isoform X2 codes for MVLARGQLFSNPNWNLTPKGTMIMMTDVTAAPRLGSTATTPAVAPNFSWMPEDGSPTAVEQPIFLMTTAAQAISGFFVWTALLITCHQIYMHLRCYSCPNEQRYIVRILFIVPIYAFDSWLSLLFFTNDQYYVYFGTVRDCYEAFVIYNFLSLCYEYLGGESSIMSEIRGKPIESSCVYGTCCLWGKTYSIGFLRFCKQATLQFCVVKPLMAISTVILQAFGKYQDGDFDVTSGYLYVTIIYNISVSLALYALFLFYFATRELLSPYSPVLKFFMVKSVIFLSFWQGMLLAILEKCGAIPKIHSANVSVGEGTVAAGYQDFIICVEMFFAAIALRHAFTYKVYVDKRIDAQAVPSYGPYGRCAPMKSISSSLKETMNPHDIVQDAIHNFSPAYQQYTQQSTLEHGPPWRNGSHVISRSHSCSGARDNEKTLLLSSDDEF; via the exons GTCTTGGCTCGTGGGCAGCTCTTTAGCAATCCCAACTGGAACCTCACACCAAAGGGCACCATGATTATGATGACTGATGTCACTGCAGCCCCCAGATTGGGGTCAACTGCCACCACTCCAGCTGTGGCTCCTAACTTCTCCTGGATGCCGGAGGATGGCAGCCCCACGGCTGTGGAGCAGCCAATATTCCTCatgaccactgctgctcaggctATCTCAGGTTTCTTTGTATGGACAGCTTTGCTCATCACCTGCCATCAG ATCTACATGCATCTCCGCTGCTATAGCTGCCCAAATGAACAGCGCTACATCGTTCGGATCCTCTTCATTGTGCCCATTTATGCCTTTGACTCGTGGCTCAGTCTCCTGTTCTTCACCAATGACCAGTACTATGTTTACTTTGGCACGGTGCGGGACTGCTATGAAG CCTTTGTAATATacaactttctcagcctgtgcTATGAGTACTTGGGAGGGGAGAGCTCCATCATGTCTGAGATCAGAGGGAAACCAATTGA GTCCAGCTGTGTGTACGGGACTTGCTGCCTGTGGGGAAAGACATACTCAATTGGATTCCTGAGATTCTGCAAACAG GCTACCCTTCAGTTCTGTGTGGTGAAGCCCCTCATGGCGATCAGCACAGTCATCCTTCAGGCCTTCGGCAAGTACCAGGATGGTGACTTTGA tgtaacCAGTGGCTACCTCTATGTGACGATCATCTACAACATCTCTGTCAGCCTGGCACTGTATGCCCTCTTCCTTTTCTACTTTGCCACACGTGAGCTGCTCAGTCCCTATAGCCCAGTCCTCAAGTTCTTCATGGTGAAATCTGTCATCTTCCTGTCCTTCTGGCAAG GGATGCTGTTGGCCATCTTGGAAAAGTGTGGTGCCATCCCAAAAATCCACTCTGCTAATGTGTCTGTGGGTGAAGGCACAGTAGCTGCTGGCTATCAAGATTTCATCATCTGTGTGGAGATGTTCTTTGCAGCCATTGCCCTGCGCCATGCCTTCACATACAAGGTGTATGTGGACAAGAGAATTGATGCCCAAG CTGTTCCATCATATGGGCCATACG GTCGCTGTGCTCCCATGAAGAGCATCTCCAGCAGCCTCAAGGAGACCATGAATCCCCATGACATTGTCCAAGATGCGATCCACAACTTCTCTCCAGCCTACCAGCAATACACCCAACAGTCGACACTGGAGCACGGTCCCCCATGGCGCAATGGCAGCCATGTGATCTCAcgctcccacagctgctccggTGCCCGTGACAATGAGAAGACCCTCTTGCTGAGCTCCGATGATGAATTCTAA
- the TMEM184B gene encoding transmembrane protein 184B isoform X1, translating into MIMMTDVTAAPRLGSTATTPAVAPNFSWMPEDGSPTAVEQPIFLMTTAAQAISGFFVWTALLITCHQIYMHLRCYSCPNEQRYIVRILFIVPIYAFDSWLSLLFFTNDQYYVYFGTVRDCYEAFVIYNFLSLCYEYLGGESSIMSEIRGKPIESSCVYGTCCLWGKTYSIGFLRFCKQATLQFCVVKPLMAISTVILQAFGKYQDGDFDVTSGYLYVTIIYNISVSLALYALFLFYFATRELLSPYSPVLKFFMVKSVIFLSFWQGMLLAILEKCGAIPKIHSANVSVGEGTVAAGYQDFIICVEMFFAAIALRHAFTYKVYVDKRIDAQGRCAPMKSISSSLKETMNPHDIVQDAIHNFSPAYQQYTQQSTLEHGPPWRNGSHVISRSHSCSGARDNEKTLLLSSDDEF; encoded by the exons ATGATTATGATGACTGATGTCACTGCAGCCCCCAGATTGGGGTCAACTGCCACCACTCCAGCTGTGGCTCCTAACTTCTCCTGGATGCCGGAGGATGGCAGCCCCACGGCTGTGGAGCAGCCAATATTCCTCatgaccactgctgctcaggctATCTCAGGTTTCTTTGTATGGACAGCTTTGCTCATCACCTGCCATCAG ATCTACATGCATCTCCGCTGCTATAGCTGCCCAAATGAACAGCGCTACATCGTTCGGATCCTCTTCATTGTGCCCATTTATGCCTTTGACTCGTGGCTCAGTCTCCTGTTCTTCACCAATGACCAGTACTATGTTTACTTTGGCACGGTGCGGGACTGCTATGAAG CCTTTGTAATATacaactttctcagcctgtgcTATGAGTACTTGGGAGGGGAGAGCTCCATCATGTCTGAGATCAGAGGGAAACCAATTGA GTCCAGCTGTGTGTACGGGACTTGCTGCCTGTGGGGAAAGACATACTCAATTGGATTCCTGAGATTCTGCAAACAG GCTACCCTTCAGTTCTGTGTGGTGAAGCCCCTCATGGCGATCAGCACAGTCATCCTTCAGGCCTTCGGCAAGTACCAGGATGGTGACTTTGA tgtaacCAGTGGCTACCTCTATGTGACGATCATCTACAACATCTCTGTCAGCCTGGCACTGTATGCCCTCTTCCTTTTCTACTTTGCCACACGTGAGCTGCTCAGTCCCTATAGCCCAGTCCTCAAGTTCTTCATGGTGAAATCTGTCATCTTCCTGTCCTTCTGGCAAG GGATGCTGTTGGCCATCTTGGAAAAGTGTGGTGCCATCCCAAAAATCCACTCTGCTAATGTGTCTGTGGGTGAAGGCACAGTAGCTGCTGGCTATCAAGATTTCATCATCTGTGTGGAGATGTTCTTTGCAGCCATTGCCCTGCGCCATGCCTTCACATACAAGGTGTATGTGGACAAGAGAATTGATGCCCAAG GTCGCTGTGCTCCCATGAAGAGCATCTCCAGCAGCCTCAAGGAGACCATGAATCCCCATGACATTGTCCAAGATGCGATCCACAACTTCTCTCCAGCCTACCAGCAATACACCCAACAGTCGACACTGGAGCACGGTCCCCCATGGCGCAATGGCAGCCATGTGATCTCAcgctcccacagctgctccggTGCCCGTGACAATGAGAAGACCCTCTTGCTGAGCTCCGATGATGAATTCTAA
- the TMEM184B gene encoding transmembrane protein 184B isoform X3, translated as MIMMTDVTAAPRLGSTATTPAVAPNFSWMPEDGSPTAVEQPIFLMTTAAQAISGFFVWTALLITCHQIYMHLRCYSCPNEQRYIVRILFIVPIYAFDSWLSLLFFTNDQYYVYFGTVRDCYEAFVIYNFLSLCYEYLGGESSIMSEIRGKPIESSCVYGTCCLWGKTYSIGFLRFCKQATLQFCVVKPLMAISTVILQAFGKYQDGDFDVTSGYLYVTIIYNISVSLALYALFLFYFATRELLSPYSPVLKFFMVKSVIFLSFWQGMLLAILEKCGAIPKIHSANVSVGEGTVAAGYQDFIICVEMFFAAIALRHAFTYKVYVDKRIDAQAVPSYGPYGILIPPGSFNFQSLCSHEEHLQQPQGDHESP; from the exons ATGATTATGATGACTGATGTCACTGCAGCCCCCAGATTGGGGTCAACTGCCACCACTCCAGCTGTGGCTCCTAACTTCTCCTGGATGCCGGAGGATGGCAGCCCCACGGCTGTGGAGCAGCCAATATTCCTCatgaccactgctgctcaggctATCTCAGGTTTCTTTGTATGGACAGCTTTGCTCATCACCTGCCATCAG ATCTACATGCATCTCCGCTGCTATAGCTGCCCAAATGAACAGCGCTACATCGTTCGGATCCTCTTCATTGTGCCCATTTATGCCTTTGACTCGTGGCTCAGTCTCCTGTTCTTCACCAATGACCAGTACTATGTTTACTTTGGCACGGTGCGGGACTGCTATGAAG CCTTTGTAATATacaactttctcagcctgtgcTATGAGTACTTGGGAGGGGAGAGCTCCATCATGTCTGAGATCAGAGGGAAACCAATTGA GTCCAGCTGTGTGTACGGGACTTGCTGCCTGTGGGGAAAGACATACTCAATTGGATTCCTGAGATTCTGCAAACAG GCTACCCTTCAGTTCTGTGTGGTGAAGCCCCTCATGGCGATCAGCACAGTCATCCTTCAGGCCTTCGGCAAGTACCAGGATGGTGACTTTGA tgtaacCAGTGGCTACCTCTATGTGACGATCATCTACAACATCTCTGTCAGCCTGGCACTGTATGCCCTCTTCCTTTTCTACTTTGCCACACGTGAGCTGCTCAGTCCCTATAGCCCAGTCCTCAAGTTCTTCATGGTGAAATCTGTCATCTTCCTGTCCTTCTGGCAAG GGATGCTGTTGGCCATCTTGGAAAAGTGTGGTGCCATCCCAAAAATCCACTCTGCTAATGTGTCTGTGGGTGAAGGCACAGTAGCTGCTGGCTATCAAGATTTCATCATCTGTGTGGAGATGTTCTTTGCAGCCATTGCCCTGCGCCATGCCTTCACATACAAGGTGTATGTGGACAAGAGAATTGATGCCCAAG CTGTTCCATCATATGGGCCATACG GCATTTTGATACCACCTGGCAGTTTTAATTTCCA GTCGCTGTGCTCCCATGAAGAGCATCTCCAGCAGCCTCAAGGAGACCATGAATCCCCATGA
- the MAFF gene encoding transcription factor MafF: MAADGLSSKALKVKRELGENTPLLSDEELMGLSVRELNHHLRGLSKEEVARLKQRRRTLKNRGYAASCRVKRVCQKEELQKQKMELEWEVDKLARENAAMRLELDTLRGKYEALQGFARTVATHGPPAKVATASVITIVKSGTNQATYS; encoded by the exons ATGGCTGCAGACGGCCTCTCCAGCAAGGCTTTGAAG GTGAAGCGGGAGCTGGGGGAGAACACTCCACTGCTGTCAGATGAGGAGCTGATGGGGCTGTCAGTGCGAGAACTCAATCACCACCTGCGGGGCCTCTCCAAGGAGGAGGTGGCAAGGCTGAAGCAGCGCCGTCGGACGCTGAAGAACCGGGGTTATGCTGCCAGTTGCCGGGTGAAGCGCGTCTGCCagaaggaagagctgcagaagcagaagaTGGAGCTGGAGTGGGAGGTGGACAAGCTGGCCCGGGAGAATGCTGCCATGCGCCTGGAGCTCGACACCCTCCGTGGCAAGTACGAGGCCCTGCAGGGCTTCGCCCGCACCGTGGCCACTCACGGCCCCCCCGCCAAGGTGGCTACCGCCAGCGTCATCACCATTGTCAAGTCTGGCACCAACCAGGCTACCTACTCCTAG